The Punica granatum isolate Tunisia-2019 chromosome 4, ASM765513v2, whole genome shotgun sequence genome has a window encoding:
- the LOC116202581 gene encoding GDP-L-galactose phosphorylase 1-like — MLTIRRVATVVSNYQEDGTSEKVIRGEAKGCGRNCLGRCCLPASRLPLYAFKKDGGLPVVETITCAEHPPMSFLLSMLLGQWEDRKDRGLFRYDVTTCETKIIPGKYGFIAQLNEGRLLKKRPTEFRVDQVLQPFDENKFNFTKVGQDEVLFAFEQSYDLHSRYFPSVPVTSVSSSPNVVAINVSPIEYGHVLLIPRILDHLPQRIDHESLLLALRLAEEVADPFFRVGYNSLGAFATINHLHFQAYYSAATFPAEKAPTEPIVITRTPGGLQERGITVSKLLGYPVRSLELEGGDSMQELCNVVVSSCICLQNNNIPFNLLISDCGKRVFLFPQCYAEKQAFGEVSPELLNTQVNPAVWEISGHMVLKRWVDYDNASEAYAWRLLVEVSLSEQRFQEVKDYILEALGVQEEMGLKYDEAISESPATETRYILHDCPVEQ, encoded by the exons atgCTGACGATCAGGAGGGTTGCTACTGTCGTCTCCAATTACCAGGAGGACGGCACCTCGGAGAAGGTTATTCGAGGAGAGGCTAAAGGTTGCGGGCGCAACTGCCTCGGAAGGTGTTGCCTTCCTG CATCGAGGCTTCCTTTGTATGCTTTTAAGAAGGATGGAGGACTTCCAGTCGTAGAGACGATCACCTGTGCAGAACATCCTCCGATGTCATTCTTGCTCAGTATGTTGCTTGGACAGTGGGAAGATAGGAAGGACCGTGGGCTATTTCGTTACGATGTGACTACCTGTGAGACAAAGATTATCCCTGGAAAGTATGGATTCATAGCACAGCTCAATGAGGGACGCCTCCTGAAGAAAAGGCCCACCGAGTTTCGAGTGGATCAAGTTTTGCAGCCCTTTGATGAGAATAAGTTCAACTTCACCAAAGTCGGACAAGACGAAGTGCTCTTTGCGTTTGAACAGAGCTATGACTTGCACAGTCGCTACTTTCCCAGTGTGCCGGTCACTTCTGTGTCGAGCTCCCCCAATGTTGTTGCAATCAAT GTGAGTCCGATCGAGTATGGGCATGTACTCCTCATTCCTCGTATTCTCGACCACCTGCCTCAGAGGATTGATCATGAGAGCTTATTGCTCGCTCTTCGTTTGGCCGAAGAGGTAGCAGACCCCTTCTTTAGAGTCGGGTACAACAGTCTCGGTGCATTCGCCACTATCAATCACCTTCACTTTCAGGCATATTACTCGGCAGCAACTTTCCCTGCGGAGAAGGCTCCAACTGAGCCAATAGTAATTACACGAACACCTGGTGGCCTGCAAGAACGAGGAATCACTGTTTCAAAGCTTTTGGGGTATCCAGTTCGCAGCCTTGAGCTCGAGGGGGGGGATTCGATGCAGGAGCTGTGCAATGTGGTGGTCAGTTCCTGCATATGCCTGCAGAACAACAACATTCCCTTCAATTTGCTCATATCGGACTGCGGAAAAAGAGTTTTCCTGTTTCCGCAG TGCTATGCAGAGAAACAGGCGTTCGGTGAGGTGAGCCCGGAACTTCTGAACACTCAGGTGAACCCTGCAGTGTGGGAGATAAGTGGCCACATGGTGCTGAAGAGGTGGGTGGATTACGATAATGCATCGGAGGCATACGCATGGAGACTGCTCGTTGAGGTCTCCCTATCAGAGCAGAGGTTTCAAGAGGTGAAGGATTATATCCTGGAAGCTTTGGGCGTGCAAGAAGAAATGGGTCTCAAGTACGATGAAGCCATTTCTGAGTCACCTGCCACGGAAACCCGCTACATACTTCATGACTGTCCGGTTGAGCAGTGA
- the LOC116204748 gene encoding probable fructokinase-6, chloroplastic: MALHSCGFCFGVVPSPAPRNYVTLRRQSVRASAFDCPPLYSSVARLGVKGRALPDRDGTDAKENSLVVCFGELLIDFVPTVNGLSLAESPAFKKAPGGAPANVAVGIARLGGSSAFIGKVGEDEFGYMLANILKENNVNNEGMRFDPGARTALAFVTLRSDGEREFMFYRNPSADMLLHESELDLDLIQKAKIFHYGSISLITEPCKSAHIAAAKAAKDAGVILSYDPNLRLPLWPSAESAREGILSIWELADIIKISEEEIAFLTNGEDPYDDAVVRKLYHPNLRLLLVTEGEDGCRYYTKEFSGRVNGLKVEAVDTTGAGDAFVAGILSQLALDFSILQDESRLRDALSFANACGALTVTERGAIPALPTRDVVLNAMLKSVS, encoded by the exons ATGGCTCTCCACTCATGCGGGTTCTGCTTCGGCGTCGTCCCTTCTCCAGCCCCTCGAAATTACGTGACTTTGAGGCGGCAGAGCGTCAGAGCATCGGCCTTCGATTGCCCTCCTCTGTATTCTTCTGTCGCCCGATTGGGAGTGAAGG GAAGAGCATTACCAGACAGAGATGGAACTGACGCAAAAGAAAATTCCCTTGTTGTTTGTTTTGGGGAATTGCTGATTGATTTCGTTCCAACGGTTAATGGGCTTTCACTGGCCGAATCACCTGCATTTAAAAAGGCTCCGGGAGGAGCACCTGCTAATGTTGCAGTGGGGATCGCCCGTCTGGGTGGATCATCAGCCTTCATTGGAAAG GTCGGAGAAGATGAATTCGGATATATGCTAGCGAATATACTAAAGGAGAATAATGTGAATAATGAAGGCATGCGATTCGATCCCGGGGCCCGAACTGCCCTAGCATTCGTCACACTTAGGAGTGATGGGGAGCGTGAATTCATGTTCTACCGCAACCCTAGTGCAGATATGCTTCTTCATGAATCTGAACTCGACCTTGACCTGATTCAGAAG GCAAAAATTTTCCATTACGGTTCTATTAGTCTGATTACCGAACCATGCAAGTCAGCTCATATTGCCGCAGCAAAGGCAGCAAAGGACGCAGGCGTAATTTTGTCCTATGATCCAAACCTGAGGCTCCCACTATGGCCTTCTGCAGAAAGTGCCCGAGAGGGAATCCTGAGCATATGGGAATTAGCTGATATCATTAAG ATAAGTGAAGAGGAGATCGCATTTTTGACCAATGGAGAAGATCCATACGACGATGCTGTCGTCCGCAAGCTGTACCATCCGAATCTCAGGTTGCTGCTCGTCACTGAGGGTGAGGATGGTTGCAGGTATTACACCAAG GAATTCAGTGGAAGAGTTAATGGATTGAAGGTGGAAGCTGTGGACACAACTGGTGCAGGTGATGCCTTTGTGGCGGGAATATTGTCGCAGTTAGCTCTGGACTTCTCCATTCTTCAG GATGAGAGCCGACTCAGAGACGCTCTTAGCTTTGCAAATGCATGTGGTGCATTGACCGTGACAGAACGAGGTGCAATACCTGCTTTGCCAACCCGTGACGTAGTGCTTAATGCGATGCTTAAATCTGTATCATAG
- the LOC116204749 gene encoding polcalcin Ole e 3, which translates to MADDPQEVAERERIFKRFDANGDGKISSAELGDALKTLGSVTAEEVQRMMAEIDTDGDGFISHEEFTDFARANRGLMKDVAKIF; encoded by the coding sequence ATGGCCGATGATCCGCAAGAAGTGGCTGAGCGCGAGCGCATCTTCAAGCGCTTCGACGCGAATGGGGATGGGAAGATCTCCTCTGCGGAGCTCGGTGATGCTCTCAAGACTCTGGGCTCGGTCACAGCTGAAGAGGTTCAGCGCATGATGGCCGAGATTGATACTGATGGCGATGGGTTCATCTCGCATGAGGAGTTCACCGATTTCGCTCGTGCGAACCGTGGATTAATGAAGGATGTGGCCAAGATATTTTAG
- the LOC116202601 gene encoding probable calcium-binding protein CML23, with translation MCSLGSIEEARRVFDKYDKNGDGKISSQELQEALDSIGLKATTTEETEQIISEIDKDGDGHIDFEEFLEFFRTGGSPDGGDNQTLMDAFNYYDLDRSGLISASELHSVLRKLGEKCSLSDCRRMISSVDKDGDGNVNFEEFKEMMTKSSS, from the coding sequence ATGTGTTCTTTAGGCAGCATCGAAGAAGCAAGGCGTGTGTTCGACAAGTATGACAAGAATGGCGATGGGAAAATCTCCTCCCAGGAACTCCAGGAAGCGCTGGATTCGATTGGCCTGAAAGCTACGACTACGGAAGAGACGGAGCAGATAATCTCCGAGATCGACAAGGACGGTGACGGGCACATTGATTTCGAAGAATTCCTTGAGTTCTTCCGTACTGGAGGGTCACCGGACGGCGGGGACAACCAGACCCTGATGGACGCGTTCAACTACTATGACCTCGACAGGAGTGGCTTGATCTCGGCGAGTGAGTTGCACTCCGTGCTGAGGAAGCTGGGCGAGAAGTGTTCGTTGAGCGACTGTAGAAGGATGATCAGCTCAGTCGACAAGGATGGGGACGGGAACGTGAACTTCGAGGAGTTTAAGGAGATGATGACCAAATCTTCCAGTTGA